The following proteins are encoded in a genomic region of Alphaproteobacteria bacterium:
- a CDS encoding YggT family protein, which yields MSGIMNPIIYITLTLIDIYSWAILIAVIMSWLISLRILNPHNNLVSSIYQFFVSITEPVLRPIRRFFSIRSGFDYSPIIVYLLLNFLGYTIKYYALS from the coding sequence ATGTCAGGCATTATGAATCCTATCATCTATATTACGCTTACCTTAATTGACATCTACTCCTGGGCTATTTTGATCGCGGTCATCATGAGTTGGCTAATATCCCTTCGTATCCTAAACCCTCATAACAACCTGGTATCATCTATTTATCAGTTCTTTGTCTCAATTACAGAGCCGGTACTTCGTCCTATTCGCCGTTTTTTCTCCATCCGCTCAGGATTTGACTATTCTCCAATCATTGTGTATCTCCTCCTTAACTTTCTCGGCTATACCATCAAATATTACGCATTATCATAA
- the pstC gene encoding phosphate ABC transporter permease subunit PstC, with the protein MLSFVVILSGVKYFKHIVHDSSVSGMPVFLGTLLVASAGTALFIHLKFTPYYRARNHVEKWINVLLFASAAASIAITLAVVISIFFESLRFFKSVSPLAFFFGTHWSPQQATGEHLSEGFGILPLFCGTLLITGIAMLIAAPCGLLSAIFLSEYTSPAWRTWIKPFLEILAGIPTVVYGFFAATVMAPLLRNTGEIIGVPIATESALAAGLVMGIMIIPFVMSLSDDILHAVPRSLREGSLALGATLSETIRKVIVPAALPGIMGACLLAISRAIGETMIVFMAAGLAANFTFNPLQPVTTVTAQIVMLLVGDQEFDSPQTLAAFALGLTLFMVTLCLNVIALLIVKKYREKYE; encoded by the coding sequence ATGCTAAGTTTCGTCGTGATACTCTCTGGCGTTAAATATTTCAAACATATTGTCCATGATAGTAGCGTTTCGGGGATGCCTGTTTTTCTAGGTACACTCCTTGTTGCCTCAGCCGGTACTGCCCTTTTTATACATCTCAAATTTACGCCATATTATCGCGCCCGTAACCATGTTGAGAAATGGATCAACGTTCTTTTATTCGCTTCAGCCGCCGCCTCTATTGCTATTACGCTTGCTGTTGTTATTTCTATCTTCTTTGAATCTCTTCGGTTCTTTAAATCAGTCTCTCCGCTGGCATTCTTTTTCGGAACACACTGGAGCCCTCAACAAGCTACTGGCGAACATCTATCCGAAGGATTTGGGATATTACCACTTTTTTGTGGTACACTTTTGATTACGGGAATTGCCATGCTGATCGCTGCTCCTTGCGGTTTATTATCGGCCATTTTCCTGTCAGAATACACGTCCCCTGCATGGCGCACCTGGATTAAACCTTTTCTTGAAATTTTAGCTGGTATACCAACCGTAGTTTACGGATTTTTTGCAGCCACGGTTATGGCTCCTTTACTGCGCAACACTGGAGAAATCATAGGAGTACCGATTGCTACCGAAAGCGCTTTGGCTGCAGGCTTGGTTATGGGAATTATGATTATTCCTTTTGTCATGTCCTTATCCGATGATATTTTACATGCAGTCCCACGGTCTCTCCGTGAAGGCTCTCTTGCCTTGGGGGCTACGCTCTCCGAAACCATACGCAAGGTGATCGTTCCAGCTGCTCTTCCTGGCATAATGGGCGCCTGTCTGCTTGCGATTTCGCGCGCCATTGGTGAAACCATGATCGTCTTTATGGCGGCAGGTCTTGCTGCCAATTTTACCTTTAACCCTCTTCAACCCGTCACCACCGTCACAGCTCAAATTGTGATGCTCCTGGTTGGCGACCAGGAATTTGACAGTCCTCAAACCTTAGCTGCGTTTGCTTTAGGCTTAACATTGTTCATGGTGACACTCTGTTTAAACGTAATCGCTTTGCTTATCGTGAAAAAATATCGTGAAAAATATGAATAA
- the pstA gene encoding phosphate ABC transporter permease PstA produces the protein MNKVSPHSSSSYFDSIEFQARLKKRYRAEKRFKFYGLTAIIMAFVFLIFLLACITAKGYTGFYQTYIQLPVTFDETILVSSISAEETSASLQENLMFADFQELVRQSLLKEFPDVTEPHQKRALFSLLSRGAGTTLKKALMKDDSLLNTSKAIWLPASSNVDMYIKGRISDKTPESQRKLKDKQLAWIKALESKGLIKTKFNILFFTASNSREPELAGIFGSVLGSLYTILACLIIAFPLGVLTAVYLEEFAPKNFLTDLIEININNLAAIPSIVFGLLGLALYLDIMELPRSASVVGGLTLALMVLPIMVITARNSLRAVPPSIRDAAMGLGASKIQTTFHHVVPLAMPGIMTGTILSIARALGETAPLIMIGMVAFVVDVPQTFFDPAAPLPVQIFTWADSAELGFVEKTSAAIMILLAILIVLNTVAAIIRKKYENKW, from the coding sequence ATGAATAAAGTATCTCCTCATTCATCATCGTCATATTTCGATTCCATTGAATTTCAAGCACGTCTAAAGAAGCGCTACCGTGCTGAGAAACGTTTCAAATTCTATGGGTTGACTGCCATTATCATGGCTTTCGTTTTTCTTATTTTTCTGTTGGCATGTATTACGGCGAAGGGATATACCGGGTTTTATCAAACCTATATCCAATTACCAGTTACCTTTGATGAAACTATATTAGTATCCAGTATCTCAGCAGAAGAAACATCTGCCTCATTGCAGGAAAACCTTATGTTTGCCGATTTTCAAGAATTGGTTCGCCAAAGCCTGCTTAAGGAATTCCCTGATGTTACTGAACCTCATCAGAAGCGGGCTCTTTTTTCGTTGCTCAGTCGTGGGGCTGGGACAACCTTAAAGAAAGCTTTAATGAAAGATGATTCGTTACTTAATACATCGAAAGCTATCTGGCTTCCTGCTTCCTCCAATGTCGACATGTATATCAAAGGCCGCATCAGTGATAAAACACCAGAATCCCAACGTAAACTTAAAGATAAACAGCTCGCCTGGATTAAGGCGCTAGAGAGCAAAGGTCTGATTAAAACAAAATTTAATATTCTTTTCTTTACAGCTAGTAATTCGCGAGAACCAGAACTTGCGGGGATTTTTGGAAGCGTTCTTGGATCGCTATACACCATTCTGGCATGTCTTATTATCGCTTTCCCGCTTGGGGTTCTTACTGCCGTTTACCTAGAAGAATTTGCCCCCAAGAATTTTCTAACCGATTTAATTGAGATTAATATCAATAACCTGGCTGCGATTCCTTCTATTGTTTTTGGACTATTAGGACTAGCCCTTTATCTGGACATTATGGAATTACCGAGATCTGCATCTGTAGTAGGTGGATTAACATTAGCATTAATGGTACTGCCTATTATGGTCATTACCGCTCGTAATTCTCTTAGGGCTGTCCCTCCTTCTATTCGTGATGCGGCCATGGGACTTGGCGCCTCTAAGATTCAAACCACGTTTCATCATGTGGTTCCACTGGCCATGCCCGGCATTATGACAGGAACTATATTAAGTATCGCACGCGCACTCGGTGAAACGGCACCGCTCATTATGATCGGCATGGTTGCCTTTGTTGTTGACGTTCCCCAAACCTTCTTTGATCCCGCAGCACCACTTCCCGTTCAAATATTCACCTGGGCAGACAGCGCTGAGCTTGGATTCGTTGAAAAAACTTCGGCCGCTATCATGATATTATTAGCTATCTTGATTGTCTTAAACACCGTAGCCGCAATTATCCGTAAAAAATATGAGAATAAATGGTAA
- the phoB gene encoding phosphate regulon transcriptional regulator PhoB, with product MSAKSELKPSILVVEDEKSIATLLHYNLEKAGYRVRVTHDGEEAILMINESKPDLIVLDWMLPSLSGLEICTILRNNPETKHIPIIMLTARGEEQDKVMGLETGADDYVVKPFSPAEMIARINALFRRMRPAFSSEILEYAGIRMDLGSCSVTRDGKQLHLGPTEYRILQCLMEFPERVLSREKLMTKVWGNSRYIEIRTVDAHIARLRKALELSKDDRDIIKTIRSVGYSIHDPSLSKKQ from the coding sequence ATGTCTGCAAAAAGCGAATTAAAACCATCTATTTTAGTAGTTGAGGACGAAAAGTCGATCGCGACTCTACTTCATTATAATCTTGAGAAAGCAGGTTATCGCGTGCGGGTTACCCACGATGGTGAGGAAGCGATACTGATGATCAATGAAAGTAAGCCAGACTTAATCGTTTTGGATTGGATGCTTCCCTCTCTTTCTGGATTAGAGATCTGCACTATTTTGCGTAACAATCCCGAAACAAAGCATATCCCTATTATCATGTTAACTGCCCGGGGCGAAGAACAGGATAAAGTTATGGGTCTTGAAACAGGGGCTGATGATTACGTTGTGAAACCTTTTTCTCCTGCAGAAATGATTGCCCGTATCAACGCACTCTTTCGTCGCATGCGCCCGGCCTTCTCATCTGAAATATTGGAATATGCTGGCATTAGAATGGATTTAGGTTCCTGTTCTGTGACACGTGATGGTAAACAACTGCATTTGGGCCCTACAGAATATCGTATTTTGCAGTGTTTGATGGAATTCCCTGAGCGCGTTTTATCGCGTGAAAAATTGATGACCAAAGTTTGGGGTAATTCACGTTATATCGAAATTCGTACGGTTGATGCCCACATCGCCCGTCTCCGTAAGGCTCTTGAGCTTTCTAAAGACGATCGCGATATCATCAAAACCATCCGTTCCGTTGGCTACAGCATTCATGATCCTAGTCTGTCAAAGAAACAGTAG
- a CDS encoding dual specificity protein phosphatase family protein — MLIAYYYGKPEEGRVCGFKYPTICPQRAESTRELITIPYDYAGNALTEADSHIKKENECAVNANRVEYSELKRSFITFPGLLHERDIEPFLVMFWNQNVGLILTLTSSPKEGEVHHLYKIAGKTFGGFKIGAIKEPYLYPSDEMDVLEVDVTYTTKEGENETRPLRQIRYKQWNDKRGIDKNNQMAFEKFNRLIQMVLTYEIHSEDPIAVNCDAGVSRSSTFLIAFLAHQLSSQGRDVNYRNIQWELGKSTYIWDHSNGAQPEQLKAYINHLNQRPNVYHPPCLLGPESVGKKRCEMENRDGRDEGINVRHNKISLITPHTSDRSAITEDPQHVIGAHTDSVVKRRKLSYLDNNTRDFT; from the coding sequence ATGTTGATAGCGTATTATTATGGGAAGCCGGAAGAGGGACGCGTTTGTGGATTTAAATATCCAACGATATGTCCGCAAAGGGCTGAAAGCACTCGGGAATTAATCACTATTCCTTACGACTACGCTGGCAATGCACTCACAGAAGCCGATTCGCACATTAAAAAAGAAAATGAATGCGCTGTGAATGCAAACCGAGTTGAGTATAGTGAGCTCAAACGAAGTTTTATCACGTTTCCTGGACTTTTACATGAAAGAGATATTGAGCCATTTTTAGTTATGTTTTGGAATCAGAATGTCGGACTTATTTTGACGCTCACGAGCAGTCCCAAAGAAGGAGAAGTCCATCATTTGTATAAGATAGCTGGAAAAACATTTGGAGGATTTAAAATTGGTGCGATTAAGGAACCCTATTTGTACCCATCGGATGAAATGGATGTCCTAGAGGTCGATGTTACGTACACGACTAAAGAGGGGGAAAATGAAACTCGCCCGCTGAGGCAGATTCGTTATAAACAATGGAATGATAAACGAGGCATTGACAAGAATAATCAAATGGCCTTTGAAAAGTTCAACCGACTCATTCAAATGGTTCTGACATATGAGATACATTCTGAAGATCCTATTGCTGTCAATTGTGATGCGGGCGTTTCGCGCAGTAGTACATTTTTAATCGCTTTTTTGGCTCATCAATTATCTAGTCAAGGACGGGATGTGAATTATCGGAATATTCAGTGGGAACTTGGAAAATCTACGTATATTTGGGATCATTCTAACGGAGCGCAGCCCGAGCAACTTAAAGCCTATATTAACCATTTAAATCAGCGTCCCAACGTTTATCATCCTCCATGTTTACTAGGTCCTGAATCAGTCGGTAAAAAGAGGTGCGAAATGGAAAATAGAGACGGCAGAGACGAGGGAATAAATGTTAGACACAATAAAATCTCGCTCATCACACCGCACACCTCAGATAGATCGGCTATAACTGAGGATCCCCAACATGTAATAGGCGCTCATACTGACTCTGTGGTAAAACGAAGGAAACTTTCCTATTTGGATAACAACACACGTGATTTTACATAA
- a CDS encoding outer membrane protein assembly factor BamD yields the protein MLKYLKPLVISFIMIVQLSSCAGKKESPEDKVAKIPPVEELYNTGMNQVQKADYKDAIKTFAQIEQEYPYSQWATQGHLMSAYAMFEDEFYDESIDSLERFISLHPGHKSVSYAYYLKALCYYNRISTVNRDQDMTSKAGDSLQEVILRFPHSPYAKDARAKLDLVSDHLAGKEIEIGRFYLKQGNLLSAINRYKKVLENYQTTSHTPEVLYRLVEAYVQLGVNVEAQKYAAVLGFNYPGSTWYQYAFGLMNSKHIPVKKAQDLKAKPSWWKGDWIKKDKKNNNENTQTEIQPQ from the coding sequence ATGTTAAAATATTTAAAACCCCTTGTCATCAGTTTTATCATGATTGTGCAGTTATCGTCGTGTGCAGGTAAAAAAGAGTCGCCTGAAGATAAAGTAGCAAAAATACCGCCTGTTGAAGAATTATATAATACCGGTATGAATCAAGTTCAAAAGGCTGATTATAAAGATGCCATTAAAACCTTCGCACAAATCGAACAGGAATATCCTTATTCTCAGTGGGCAACGCAAGGCCATTTAATGTCGGCCTATGCAATGTTCGAAGATGAATTTTATGATGAATCCATTGATTCTCTTGAGCGTTTTATCAGTCTTCACCCAGGGCATAAAAGCGTGAGTTATGCTTATTATCTAAAGGCGTTGTGTTATTATAACCGCATCTCCACTGTGAATCGTGATCAGGATATGACTTCAAAAGCAGGCGATTCTCTACAAGAAGTGATTTTGCGTTTTCCTCATTCTCCTTATGCCAAGGATGCGCGAGCTAAATTGGATTTGGTATCAGATCACTTGGCAGGCAAGGAGATTGAAATTGGCCGTTTTTATTTAAAACAAGGTAACCTACTTTCAGCTATTAACCGCTATAAGAAAGTTCTCGAAAATTATCAAACAACTTCCCATACACCAGAGGTTCTCTATCGCTTAGTTGAAGCCTACGTACAGTTAGGGGTCAATGTGGAAGCACAAAAATATGCTGCGGTTCTTGGCTTTAATTATCCAGGAAGTACATGGTATCAATATGCCTTTGGACTTATGAATAGCAAGCATATCCCTGTTAAAAAGGCGCAAGACCTCAAAGCAAAGCCTTCGTGGTGGAAAGGGGACTGGATTAAGAAAGATAAAAAGAACAATAACGAGAACACACAGACAGAAATCCAACCTCAGTAG
- the pgsA gene encoding CDP-diacylglycerol--glycerol-3-phosphate 3-phosphatidyltransferase: protein MMKNLPNILTISRIALIPVIIGSFYIDTAIANWVAATLFLFASITDYFDGMLARALSAQSLIGRFLDPIADKLLVSACIVMLVHFNRADVIPALLIICREILVSGLREFLAGINVSVPVSKLSKIKTGVQMGAIFLLLLGNNGEVFERINHLGNIALWLAALLTILTGYAYLQSGLKHMANHE, encoded by the coding sequence ATGATGAAAAACCTTCCTAACATCCTTACCATAAGCCGTATAGCCCTCATACCCGTTATCATAGGCAGCTTCTATATTGATACTGCCATCGCTAACTGGGTGGCCGCAACTCTTTTTCTGTTCGCCAGCATTACCGACTATTTTGATGGGATGCTCGCCAGGGCACTTTCTGCTCAGTCGTTGATAGGCAGGTTCCTTGATCCTATTGCCGATAAACTTCTGGTTTCGGCCTGCATTGTTATGTTGGTACATTTTAACCGTGCGGATGTTATTCCCGCTCTTTTGATCATATGCCGCGAGATTCTGGTATCTGGACTGCGTGAATTTCTGGCAGGGATTAATGTGAGTGTTCCGGTCAGTAAATTATCAAAAATAAAAACAGGCGTCCAAATGGGTGCAATATTTTTACTTCTCCTTGGAAATAATGGCGAAGTGTTCGAGCGAATCAATCATCTAGGAAATATTGCCCTATGGTTGGCCGCCTTATTGACAATACTAACCGGCTATGCTTATTTACAGTCAGGGCTTAAACACATGGCAAATCATGAATAA
- a CDS encoding PHP domain-containing protein, with the protein MGISPYIHLRVFSAYSLSEGALKMEDITSLCKQYHMPAVAICDRANLFGSLEFSKACTSKGIQPIIGCIVSLPHPNKEGQYWELPLYAQNENGYQNLLKLVSDSYTAITPGLAPHITWENLNAHHLGLIAFTGGSESLVGQFLLNNQETDAIQWLQSLHTLFGDRLYIELSRHGREEETILESYLIDCAYAQHIPWLPPIMLTLPIVPCIQRMKHSCVFHQALT; encoded by the coding sequence ATGGGTATTTCACCTTACATTCATTTACGGGTTTTCAGCGCTTACTCCCTTTCAGAAGGTGCGCTGAAAATGGAAGATATTACTTCCTTATGCAAACAATACCATATGCCTGCGGTAGCTATTTGCGACCGTGCCAATTTGTTTGGTTCCCTTGAGTTTTCAAAAGCCTGTACTAGCAAGGGAATCCAACCCATTATCGGCTGCATTGTGTCACTACCGCATCCGAATAAAGAGGGCCAATATTGGGAATTACCCCTCTATGCACAAAATGAAAATGGTTATCAAAACCTGCTTAAATTAGTGAGCGATAGTTATACCGCCATCACTCCCGGACTTGCCCCTCATATTACGTGGGAAAACCTGAATGCACACCATCTTGGTCTAATAGCCTTTACAGGTGGAAGTGAGAGCCTGGTAGGGCAATTTCTGCTTAACAACCAAGAAACAGACGCCATACAATGGTTACAGTCTCTTCACACGTTATTTGGAGATCGCCTGTATATTGAATTATCACGACATGGCCGCGAAGAAGAAACCATTCTGGAATCGTATCTGATTGATTGCGCCTATGCACAACATATCCCCTGGTTGCCACCAATCATGCTTACTTTACCAATCGTTCCATGCATACAGCGCATGAAGCACTCATGTGTATTTCATCAGGCACTTACTTAA
- the dnaE gene encoding DNA polymerase III subunit alpha — protein sequence MRLCTTYPLVATNHAYFTNRSMHTAHEALMCISSGTYLTDDNRKQLTPEYFFKSSAEMVELFSDLPEAIENTVAIAQRCSVMSEERPPMLPKFPCTDDKNEADELKALSLAGLQKRLDIHVFKPHHTEQERVELSTLYYDRLHFELDVITKMKFPGYFLIVSDFIRWSKREGIPVGPGRGSGAGSVVAWSLEITDLDPIRFKLLFERFLNPERVSMPDFDIDFCQDRRDEVIRYVQNKYGADRVAQIITFGKLQARAVIRDVGRVMQLPYSLTDRICKMIPNNPAAPVTLQEAIDGDVELQRLKKDDEEIGQLLTIGLQLEGLYRHASTHAAGVVIADRPLSELVPLYSDPRSDILVVQYSMKYAESAGLVKFDFLGLKTLTVISQTCNIISQTEPGIDINISTIPLDDPKSYALLAEGDAVGVFQLESAGMRETLSKMKPDCFEDLIALISLYRPGPMDNIPTYIARKHGKEKPDYLHPLLTDILQETFGVIIYQEQVMQIAQVLAGYSLGGADLLRRAMGKKIKAEMDAQRALFVQGSLANNVPKDQASFIFDLVAKFAGYGFNKSHAAAYALISYQTAWLKANYPVEFITASMNLEIDDTDKLSTFYQEAKSHQMDVLPPDINHSNALFAVEKNKTNIKSIRYALGAIKGVGVQAMKAICTERGTNGPYASIFDFASRVDSKLLNKKILEGLIASGAFDQLHPNRHQLFAAIEMISAYANGKARDRDSQQFSLFDDAFGLEAQDITPPLPTVTDWPNMERMQMEFAAIGFFLSSHPLDHLLPLLKSKSVTLASAFDSNDDAPSGRVRLTGVIIQKKIRSSPRGKFAFVQLSDPSGLFEVSIFDEMLLRQATELLETGTSVYLNADVKKDDTGVRIIATDIQALDVLLQDFSVRAQITLTSAEDLPRLAQFLHTIKTGRSRITIRIPHLHHYLEYSLPSRFQLTPDHLEEMKQLQGIKHFSIA from the coding sequence TTGCGCCTATGCACAACATATCCCCTGGTTGCCACCAATCATGCTTACTTTACCAATCGTTCCATGCATACAGCGCATGAAGCACTCATGTGTATTTCATCAGGCACTTACTTAACGGATGATAATCGCAAACAATTGACTCCCGAATATTTCTTTAAGTCATCTGCGGAAATGGTCGAATTATTCTCCGACTTGCCCGAAGCTATTGAAAACACAGTTGCTATCGCTCAACGCTGTTCTGTGATGAGTGAAGAGCGCCCACCAATGCTGCCTAAGTTCCCATGTACCGATGATAAAAATGAAGCAGACGAACTAAAAGCATTATCATTGGCAGGTTTGCAAAAACGCCTTGATATCCATGTTTTTAAACCTCATCACACCGAGCAGGAACGGGTCGAACTGAGCACACTCTATTACGACCGTCTTCATTTTGAATTAGACGTTATTACCAAAATGAAATTCCCTGGTTATTTCCTCATTGTATCCGACTTTATACGCTGGAGTAAGCGCGAAGGAATCCCCGTTGGTCCAGGAAGGGGATCAGGAGCAGGCTCCGTTGTTGCCTGGTCGCTAGAGATTACGGACCTAGATCCCATCCGTTTTAAGCTTCTATTTGAACGATTCTTAAATCCTGAGCGTGTATCGATGCCGGATTTTGATATCGACTTTTGTCAGGATCGCCGTGATGAAGTCATTCGTTATGTACAGAATAAATACGGCGCTGACCGAGTTGCGCAGATTATTACCTTTGGAAAATTGCAGGCGCGTGCCGTCATTCGGGATGTTGGACGCGTCATGCAACTTCCCTATTCATTGACCGATCGCATCTGTAAAATGATTCCCAATAATCCAGCAGCTCCCGTCACCTTGCAAGAAGCGATCGATGGCGATGTTGAATTGCAGCGCCTGAAAAAAGATGATGAAGAAATTGGTCAGCTTTTAACCATTGGACTACAGCTTGAAGGGTTATATCGTCACGCCTCCACCCACGCAGCTGGTGTGGTGATAGCGGATCGTCCTTTATCAGAACTCGTCCCACTCTACAGCGATCCGCGATCTGATATTTTAGTCGTGCAATATTCGATGAAATATGCCGAAAGTGCCGGCTTGGTCAAATTCGACTTTCTAGGGCTAAAAACCTTAACCGTTATCTCGCAGACCTGCAACATTATCTCACAAACGGAACCTGGAATAGACATCAATATATCGACCATTCCTCTGGATGATCCCAAATCCTACGCATTGCTCGCCGAAGGCGATGCAGTCGGCGTGTTCCAGCTCGAGAGTGCGGGCATGCGAGAAACACTTAGCAAAATGAAGCCAGATTGCTTTGAAGACCTCATTGCCTTGATTTCACTTTACCGTCCTGGCCCGATGGATAATATACCCACCTATATCGCCCGCAAACATGGTAAAGAAAAACCCGATTATTTGCACCCGCTCTTAACCGATATTCTTCAGGAAACATTCGGCGTTATTATCTACCAGGAACAGGTTATGCAAATTGCGCAGGTTCTGGCTGGCTATAGCTTGGGAGGAGCTGACCTACTACGACGTGCGATGGGTAAGAAAATTAAAGCCGAAATGGATGCGCAACGCGCTTTATTTGTACAAGGGTCATTAGCCAACAATGTCCCCAAAGACCAGGCGAGTTTCATCTTCGATCTGGTTGCTAAATTTGCCGGCTACGGCTTTAATAAATCGCATGCGGCTGCCTATGCACTGATATCGTATCAAACAGCCTGGCTAAAAGCCAATTATCCGGTTGAATTTATTACGGCTTCAATGAATCTTGAAATAGACGATACCGATAAACTCTCGACCTTTTATCAGGAAGCCAAATCACATCAAATGGATGTTTTGCCTCCAGACATCAATCATTCGAATGCCTTATTTGCCGTAGAAAAAAACAAAACAAACATTAAATCTATACGTTATGCCCTAGGCGCTATCAAAGGTGTTGGCGTTCAGGCGATGAAAGCCATCTGCACAGAGCGCGGTACGAATGGCCCTTATGCAAGCATATTTGATTTTGCAAGCCGTGTTGACAGTAAGCTTCTCAACAAAAAAATATTAGAGGGATTGATCGCTTCGGGTGCTTTTGATCAACTTCATCCTAATCGTCACCAATTATTCGCCGCCATCGAAATGATTTCCGCTTACGCCAATGGCAAAGCACGGGACCGCGACAGCCAGCAATTTAGTTTATTTGACGATGCTTTTGGCCTTGAAGCCCAGGATATCACCCCTCCATTACCAACGGTTACAGATTGGCCTAATATGGAACGTATGCAGATGGAATTTGCCGCGATTGGCTTTTTCCTGTCTTCACACCCGTTAGATCATTTGCTACCTTTACTAAAAAGTAAATCGGTCACGCTGGCGTCTGCTTTTGATTCAAATGACGATGCTCCAAGCGGACGCGTCAGGCTCACGGGCGTCATCATCCAGAAAAAAATACGCTCGTCTCCGCGCGGTAAATTTGCCTTTGTGCAATTATCAGATCCTTCTGGTCTATTTGAAGTCTCTATCTTTGATGAGATGCTATTGCGTCAAGCAACTGAACTTCTGGAAACAGGAACCTCTGTTTATCTAAATGCAGATGTTAAAAAAGATGATACCGGCGTGCGCATCATTGCAACAGACATTCAAGCACTGGACGTATTGCTACAGGATTTCAGCGTTAGAGCGCAGATTACACTTACATCCGCTGAAGACCTTCCACGTCTAGCCCAATTTCTACACACAATAAAAACCGGCCGCTCGCGTATCACCATTAGAATTCCCCATCTTCATCATTACTTGGAATATTCACTTCCTTCGCGCTTTCAGCTAACACCTGATCATCTAGAAGAAATGAAACAGCTTCAGGGTATTAAACATTTTTCCATTGCATAA
- a CDS encoding DUF1640 domain-containing protein — MKNIALKHGDIMFIDTYKTIQQLVDADFSEKQAAAITGKLVEVNELNLSNLAAKGDVQHVNNKLSLIENDIQSVKIDIRVTEAFIRKDIEALDLRLNSMDNNFTTIDERFAKIDERFTKIDERFTKIDERFDNMDKKLIEHDNQFRKIDNRFDKVELLIDVKIDRAINKLIFWLVPLLIAQSMSIIAMMHYFNNL; from the coding sequence ATGAAAAATATTGCTCTTAAACATGGCGACATAATGTTTATCGATACCTACAAAACCATTCAACAACTTGTTGATGCAGACTTTTCTGAAAAGCAGGCTGCTGCCATAACAGGCAAGCTGGTTGAAGTAAACGAACTCAACTTATCAAACCTTGCCGCAAAAGGTGACGTTCAACATGTTAACAATAAGCTTAGCCTAATCGAAAATGATATTCAGTCGGTAAAAATTGATATCCGGGTGACCGAGGCCTTTATCCGAAAAGATATTGAAGCTCTCGATCTACGTCTTAACTCTATGGATAATAATTTTACTACCATAGATGAACGATTCGCTAAAATAGATGAACGATTTACTAAAATAGATGAACGATTTACTAAAATAGATGAACGATTCGACAACATGGACAAGAAGCTTATTGAACATGACAATCAGTTCCGCAAAATAGACAATCGCTTCGATAAAGTGGAATTGCTCATAGATGTTAAAATCGACCGGGCTATTAATAAATTGATATTTTGGCTTGTTCCCCTGTTAATTGCTCAGTCAATGTCTATTATTGCCATGATGCACTATTTTAATAATCTATAA